From a single Scomber japonicus isolate fScoJap1 chromosome 12, fScoJap1.pri, whole genome shotgun sequence genomic region:
- the LOC128369773 gene encoding verrucotoxin subunit beta-like, whose translation MGPDAKQTIQMAALGRPFSLGTLYDCRKDSLIPSMTLWDHDELLNHIGERPQCYNDFEIVTSESIDDKCSSLKADASLKLSFLFGMFELNGSARYLNDYKKSKHQARVTLKYEATTKFRELSMDHLGRANVKHPDVFEKGVATHVVTAVLYGAQAFFVFDREVSKEEDHQVVEGNLKAMVQWIPLIKAGASVSMKLNDESTANVEKFSCTFHGDFFLEKNPVTYQDAVQVYQDLPKLLGANRENVVPLKVWLLPLTCLDSGATQLVCQISTHFVRTVQTVIENLSELEMRCNDALKTTIVEQFPEIRKKLEKFKKLCSDFKDKFQQDLTEKLPLIRGGEEEEDLGDTSNMDNLMNSTNLNKWMDCKEKEICILKSITKMMNNTKIVPSQNDLHEEILSSEHAVCFVFTSLGSDEPYLSALSNYLNQTLKPDDCQDPYSHDIEREQWYTSPEVSEAVMNEAKLFSDFAEANKENKNIKFLTVGLTNERQQGSSIYVYKDVLSINENFEPPSKLETVTAGDVTHNSVTLKISPPRFGAENIICYSLEYCVSGEDEWQKTTAPKAEEVTVSGLTPNTEYMFRCRAVTSIGVGPAGEVSGPNKALSGSSPGKPQVETNTLKDKYKKDTNEKSSIQHLIKREEEEIVRLQDWIVSLMDQSAQCVTRLQEIALRPNSLTTPEYIDMLIEGEKSEAKEGYQARIQSLEAMKNRAKTISKEAK comes from the exons ATGGGTCCTGATGCCAAACAGACGATACAGATGGCGGCGCTCGGTCGACCTTTCAGTCTTGGGACGCTGTATGACTGCCGGAAAGATTCACTCATCCCTA GCATGACATTGTGGGACCATGATGAACTGTTAAACCATATAGGAGAAAGACCACAGTGCTACAATGACTTTGAGATAGTTACATCTGAATCAATAGATGACAAATGCTCATCACTAAAAGCTGATGCATCCCTGAAGCTAAGTTTTTTGTTTGGAATGTTTGAGTTAAACGGATCTGCCAGATACCTGAATGATTATAAGAAATCCAAACATCAAGCCAGAGTAACACTGAAATATGAAGCTACCACAAAGTTTCGGGAACTGTCGATGGATCATCTTGGAAGAGCCAATGTGAAGCATCCAGATGTGTTTGAGAAAGGAGTAGCAACACATGTGGTCACAGCTGTCCTTTATGGTGCACAGGCCTTCTTTGTCTTTGACCGTGAGGTGTCTAAAGAGGAGGATCATCAAGTTGTTGAGGGCAATTTGAAAGCCATGGTCCAGTGGATTCCCCTCATAAAAGCTGGTGCTTCTGTTTCCATGAAACTGAATGATGAGAGCACTGCAAATGTTGAGAAATTCTCCTGCACATTCCATGGAGATTTTTTCCTTGAAAAAAACCCTGTAACTTATCAGGATGCAGTGCAAGTCTATCAAGACTTGCCAAAACTTCTGGGTGCAAATAGAGAAAATGTTGTACCACTGAAGGTTTGGCTGTTACCACTGACATGCTTAGATTCAGGTGCTACTCAGCTAGTATGTCAGATAAGTACACACTTTGTACGCACAGTGCAGACTGTCATAGAGAACCTCTCTGAGCTGGAAATGAGGTGCAATGATGCACTGAAAACCACAATAGTGGAGCAGTTCCCAGAGATTAGGAAAAAActtgaaaagtttaaaaaactaTGCTCTGATTTTAAGGACAAATTCCAACAAGACTTGACAGAGAAACTTCCATTAATccggggaggagaggaagaggaggatctTGGAGATACTTCCAACATGGACAACCTGATGAA TAGCACAAATCTGAACAAGTGGATGGATTGTAAAGAGAAGGAAATCTGCATCTTAAAATCTATCACCAAAATGATGAACAACACCAAGATTGTTCCATCTCAAAATGATCTTCATGAGGAAATTCTCAGCTCAGaacatgctgtgtgttttgttttcacctCACTGGGAAGTGATGAACCGTACCTCTCAGCTTTATCAAACTACTTAAACCAAACACTCAAACCAGACGACTGTCAAGATCCATATAGTCATGATATAGAAAGGGAACAATGGTACACCTCACCAGAAGTTTCAGAGGCAGTGATGAACGAAGCAAAGCTATTCAGTGATTTTGCAGAGGCCAACAAGGAGAATAAGAACATAAAGTTCCTGACAGTGGGTTTAACAAATGAGAGACAGCAAGGTTCAAGCATCTACGTCTACAAAGATGTCCTTTCCATCAATGAGAACTTTGAGCCACCTTCAAAACTTGAAACAGTGACAGCAGGTGATGTAACCCACAACAGTGTGACACTGAAGATCTCTCCACCAAGATTTGGAGCAGAGAACATTATCTGCTATTCTTTGGAGTACTGTGTCAGTGGAGAGGATGAATGGCAAAAAACAACAGCACCAAAAGCTGAAGAAGTCACAGTGAGTGGTCTAACTCCTAACACAGAGTATATGTTCAGATGCAGAGCAGTGACCTCAATAGGTGTTGGGCCAGCTGGTGAAGTCAGCGGTCCCAATAAAGCCTTATCTGGCAGCTCCCCTGGAAAACCTCAAGTTGAAACAAACACGTTGAAAGACAAGTACAAAAAAGATACTAATGAAAAGTCATCTATTCAACACTTGAttaagagggaagaagaagagattgtTCGCCTTCAAGACTGGATAGTGTCCCTCATGGATCAGTCAGCCCAATGTGTAACTCGTCTGCAAGAGATCGCCCTCAGGCCTAACTCTCTGACCACTCCAGAGTACATTGACATGCTGATTGAAGGAGAAAAGTCAGAGGCCAAGGAGGGTTACCAGGCCCGAATTCAGTCTTTGGAGGCGATGAAGAACAGAGCAAAAACCATCTCCAAAGAAGCCAAATGa